Proteins encoded in a region of the Streptomyces sp. NBC_01471 genome:
- a CDS encoding WD40 repeat domain-containing protein, with amino-acid sequence MRSLQYVAGAAATVLFALVPAGPAAADDGGFTIKDPRITESSGLAASRLHPGIYWTHNDSSDGPYVYAVDSKTGQTVARVTMRGVGAPRDVEAISIGPDGDIYVGDIGDNLDGSWDHVWIYRFPEPKQLKKEETVRATQFTVKYADGPRNAEALMVHPKTGRVYIASKNQTKGGLYVGPAKLSASKTNVFRRIDDVPWVTDGAFSPDGKQLTLRGYLGAESYDWKPGGGLGTEHELGVPFQGQAESVTYTPDGSALMMGSEGAQSRVLRFPVEKPTGSGGGKSSSGSGSSSGAGSGGDSGGSPTAWGVGVFAVLFVLFMGVKRLFGRGRR; translated from the coding sequence ATGCGTTCGCTTCAGTACGTCGCCGGGGCCGCGGCCACCGTCCTGTTCGCCCTTGTCCCGGCCGGCCCGGCAGCCGCGGACGACGGCGGCTTCACGATCAAGGATCCCCGGATCACGGAGTCCAGCGGCCTGGCCGCGAGCCGTCTCCACCCGGGCATCTACTGGACCCACAACGACAGCAGTGACGGCCCGTACGTCTACGCGGTGGACTCGAAGACCGGGCAGACCGTGGCCCGGGTCACGATGCGCGGTGTCGGGGCGCCGCGCGACGTCGAGGCGATCTCGATCGGGCCCGACGGCGATATCTACGTCGGGGACATCGGCGACAACCTGGACGGGAGCTGGGACCACGTCTGGATCTACCGCTTCCCCGAGCCGAAGCAGCTCAAGAAGGAAGAGACGGTCCGGGCCACGCAGTTCACCGTCAAGTACGCCGACGGGCCCCGCAACGCGGAGGCGCTGATGGTCCACCCGAAGACGGGCCGCGTCTACATCGCGTCGAAGAACCAGACCAAGGGCGGGCTGTACGTGGGGCCCGCGAAGCTGTCCGCCTCGAAGACCAATGTCTTCCGGCGGATCGACGACGTGCCGTGGGTGACCGACGGCGCGTTCTCGCCGGACGGGAAGCAGCTGACCCTGCGGGGTTATCTGGGGGCGGAGTCGTACGACTGGAAGCCCGGCGGCGGACTCGGCACCGAACACGAGCTGGGCGTTCCGTTCCAGGGCCAGGCCGAGTCGGTGACGTACACGCCGGACGGATCGGCGCTGATGATGGGCTCCGAGGGGGCGCAGAGCCGGGTGCTGCGTTTCCCGGTGGAGAAGCCGACGGGGTCGGGCGGCGGCAAGTCGTCTTCCGGCAGCGGGAGTTCGTCGGGCGCGGGGAGCGGGGGTGACTCCGGGGGGTCTCCGACGGCATGGGGTGTGGGTGTCTTCGCCGTGCTGTTCGTGCTGTTCATGGGGGTGAAGCGGCTGTTCGGCAGGGGGCGGAGGTGA
- the serC gene encoding phosphoserine transaminase, with product MAEIRIPADIKPADGRFGAGPSKVRTEALDALAATGTSLMGTSHRQAPVKNLVGAVRAGVRDLFQLPEGYEVILGNGGSTAFWDVATHGLIESKSQHLNFGEFSSKFAKASKLAPWLAEPTVIASDPGTHPDPKAEAGVDVYALTHNETSTGVAAPIKRVTGADEGSLVLVDATSGAGGLPVDITETDVYYFAPQKSFASDGGLWIGVFSPAALERASRIHASGRHVPEFFSLPTAIDNSLKNQTYNTPALATLFLLNEQLTWMNTQGGLDWTVGRTAASARALYGWAEQSKYATPFVTDPAKRSQVIGTIDFADEIDATAVAKALRANGIVDTEPYRKLGRNQLRVAMFPAIDPKDVEALTACVDYVIEQL from the coding sequence GTGGCTGAGATCCGGATTCCCGCTGACATCAAGCCCGCCGACGGCCGTTTCGGCGCGGGCCCCTCCAAGGTGCGTACGGAGGCGCTGGACGCCCTCGCCGCGACCGGTACTTCCCTGATGGGCACCTCCCATCGCCAGGCCCCGGTGAAGAACCTGGTCGGCGCGGTGCGCGCAGGCGTACGCGACCTCTTCCAGCTTCCCGAGGGCTACGAGGTGATCCTCGGCAACGGCGGGTCCACCGCCTTCTGGGACGTCGCGACCCACGGGCTCATCGAGTCCAAGTCGCAGCACCTCAACTTCGGTGAGTTCTCGTCCAAGTTCGCCAAGGCCTCCAAGCTGGCCCCGTGGCTGGCCGAGCCGACCGTGATCGCCTCCGACCCGGGCACCCACCCGGACCCGAAGGCGGAAGCGGGCGTGGACGTCTACGCACTGACGCACAACGAGACGTCGACGGGCGTCGCGGCCCCGATCAAGCGCGTCACCGGTGCCGACGAGGGCTCCCTCGTCCTGGTGGACGCCACATCCGGCGCGGGCGGCCTGCCGGTCGACATCACCGAGACCGACGTCTACTACTTCGCCCCGCAGAAGTCCTTCGCCTCCGACGGCGGCCTGTGGATCGGCGTGTTCTCCCCCGCAGCGCTGGAGCGCGCGTCGCGCATCCACGCGTCGGGCCGCCACGTCCCGGAGTTCTTCAGCCTGCCGACGGCGATCGACAACTCGCTCAAGAACCAGACGTACAACACCCCGGCCCTCGCCACGCTGTTCCTGCTGAACGAGCAGCTGACCTGGATGAACACCCAGGGCGGCCTGGACTGGACGGTCGGCCGCACGGCGGCGTCCGCGCGCGCCCTGTACGGCTGGGCCGAGCAGTCCAAGTACGCGACCCCGTTCGTCACCGACCCCGCGAAGCGCTCGCAGGTCATCGGCACGATCGACTTCGCGGACGAGATCGACGCGACGGCCGTCGCGAAGGCGCTGCGCGCCAACGGCATCGTGGACACCGAGCCGTACCGCAAGCTGGGCCGCAACCAGCTGCGGGTGGCGATGTTCCCGGCGATCGACCCGAAGGACGTCGAGGCGCTGACGGCCTGCGTCGACTACGTGATCGAGCAGCTGTAG
- a CDS encoding MFS transporter — protein sequence MSPAISGPDAPEKAPHPRMFVGVLAFCGVVVAVMQTLVVPLLPHIPALTGATPAAASWLVTVTLLTGAVCTPVLGRVGDMYGKRRVLVAALGVLVVGSVLCAVSSQIGVLIAGRALQGAALAVVPLGISIMRDELPPARVLSSVALMSSTLGIGAAVGLPVAAMVIEHSDWHTMFWASAGLGVLDIVLVVAVVPESPLRARGRFDALGALGLSGALVCLLLATTQGGEWGWGSGRIVGLFAAAVVIGLVWGRYELRVASPMVDLRVSARPAVLFANLAALLIGFAFYANSLSTAQMVQEPKSTGYGLGASIVVGGLCLLPGGLSMVALSPVSARISARYGPKVTLALASGVLAVGYLVRFFTSHSLWLIIVGATVVASGTALAYSALPSLVMRAVPVSETGAANGLNTLMRSVGQAFCSAVVAAVLANVTFRVGGHTAPTLHAYLLVFLIAAGAALAALAVTLCIPGRPAGATGATGVAGTVGERGPHTLVREDA from the coding sequence ATGTCCCCAGCCATATCCGGACCTGATGCGCCCGAGAAGGCTCCCCACCCGCGGATGTTCGTCGGCGTTCTCGCCTTCTGCGGTGTCGTCGTCGCCGTCATGCAGACACTCGTCGTGCCCCTGCTGCCGCACATTCCGGCGCTCACCGGGGCCACCCCCGCCGCCGCGAGCTGGCTCGTCACCGTCACGCTGCTGACCGGGGCCGTCTGCACGCCCGTCCTGGGGCGGGTCGGTGACATGTACGGAAAGCGGCGGGTGCTCGTCGCCGCGCTCGGGGTGCTGGTCGTCGGGTCCGTGCTCTGCGCGGTCAGTTCGCAGATCGGGGTGCTCATCGCCGGGCGCGCGCTCCAGGGCGCCGCGCTCGCCGTCGTACCGCTGGGCATCAGCATCATGCGCGACGAGCTGCCGCCCGCCCGGGTGCTCTCGTCCGTCGCGCTGATGAGCTCGACGCTGGGGATCGGCGCCGCCGTGGGGCTCCCGGTCGCCGCCATGGTCATCGAACACTCCGACTGGCACACCATGTTCTGGGCGTCCGCCGGGCTCGGGGTGCTGGACATCGTGCTGGTGGTGGCCGTCGTACCGGAATCGCCGCTGCGGGCGCGCGGACGGTTCGACGCGCTGGGCGCTCTCGGGCTGAGCGGCGCACTGGTCTGCCTGCTCCTCGCCACCACGCAGGGCGGCGAGTGGGGCTGGGGATCCGGGCGGATCGTCGGCCTCTTCGCCGCCGCCGTCGTGATCGGGCTGGTCTGGGGCCGGTACGAGCTGCGGGTCGCCTCGCCCATGGTCGACCTGCGCGTATCCGCCCGTCCCGCCGTGCTGTTCGCCAACCTCGCCGCGCTGCTGATCGGCTTCGCCTTCTACGCCAACTCCCTCTCCACCGCCCAGATGGTGCAGGAGCCGAAGAGCACCGGATACGGCCTCGGTGCCTCCATCGTCGTGGGCGGGCTCTGCCTGCTGCCCGGCGGGCTTTCCATGGTGGCGCTCTCCCCGGTCTCCGCGCGGATCTCCGCCCGGTACGGGCCCAAGGTCACGCTCGCGCTCGCCTCGGGCGTCCTGGCCGTCGGGTACCTCGTGCGCTTCTTCACCAGTCACAGCCTGTGGCTGATCATCGTGGGCGCCACGGTCGTCGCGTCCGGCACCGCCCTCGCCTACTCCGCGCTGCCCTCGCTCGTGATGCGGGCGGTCCCGGTGAGCGAGACGGGAGCCGCCAACGGGCTCAACACCCTGATGCGCTCCGTCGGCCAGGCCTTCTGCAGCGCCGTGGTGGCCGCCGTGCTGGCGAACGTCACCTTCCGGGTCGGTGGCCACACCGCGCCCACCCTGCACGCGTATCTGCTGGTCTTCCTGATCGCCGCGGGCGCCGCGCTCGCCGCGCTGGCCGTCACGCTGTGCATTCCCGGGCGCCCGGCCGGTGCGACCGGTGCGACCGGTGTGGCCGGTACGGTCGGGGAGCGAGGTCCGCACACGCTGGTCCGGGAGGACGCATGA
- a CDS encoding ATP/GTP-binding protein, whose protein sequence is MDSATSNQNALAGTADNGLKIVIVGGFGAGKTTMVRSVSEIRPLNTEETMTQAGAAVDNTDGVQAKTATTVAFDFGRISIDERTILYLFGAPGQERFWFLWDRLFSGTLGAVVLVDTRRLADSWYAIDRLEHHGTPFIVACNDFGGPVHSLEQLREALDLSPEIPLIDCDARDRTSSKYVLITLLQHLHALSSASTASSTSAAASAAASAREPSTT, encoded by the coding sequence TTGGACTCCGCAACCTCTAACCAGAACGCCCTGGCCGGCACCGCCGACAACGGTCTCAAGATCGTCATCGTCGGCGGGTTCGGCGCAGGGAAGACCACCATGGTCCGGTCGGTCAGCGAGATACGCCCGCTGAACACCGAGGAGACGATGACCCAGGCGGGGGCGGCCGTCGACAACACCGACGGGGTGCAGGCCAAGACCGCCACCACTGTCGCCTTCGACTTCGGCCGCATCAGCATCGACGAGCGGACGATCCTCTACCTCTTCGGCGCGCCCGGCCAGGAGCGCTTCTGGTTCCTCTGGGACCGGCTGTTCTCCGGCACGCTCGGCGCGGTCGTCCTGGTCGACACCCGCAGACTCGCCGACTCCTGGTACGCCATCGACCGGCTGGAGCACCACGGCACACCGTTCATCGTCGCCTGCAACGACTTCGGCGGCCCGGTCCACTCCCTGGAGCAGCTCCGTGAGGCGCTGGACCTCTCCCCCGAGATCCCGCTGATCGACTGCGACGCCCGGGACCGTACGTCGAGCAAGTACGTACTGATCACCCTCCTCCAGCACCTGCACGCCCTGTCCTCAGCGTCCACAGCGTCCTCGACATCCGCGGCGGCATCCGCAGCGGCGTCCGCACGGGAGCCAAGCACCACATGA
- a CDS encoding TetR family transcriptional regulator: protein MTIGGTGVSGTGVSGTEATGESGRGAHPGATGRDAILLAARRAFTQRPYAEVTMRGIAADAGVSASLIVKRFGTKEELFNTVADFGSAADELFDAPLGSLGRHLVLALVRSRRERQADPLLRVVFSLGNRDERSLLKERFREQVTSRLAARLTGDERELRAELIAGQLLGIGAALSLHRPGAGELATPERLADLCGPALQRLVDGA from the coding sequence ATGACCATCGGCGGTACGGGAGTCAGCGGTACGGGAGTCAGCGGTACGGAAGCCACCGGTGAGAGCGGCAGGGGCGCGCATCCCGGTGCGACGGGGCGCGACGCCATTCTGCTCGCCGCCCGGCGCGCGTTCACCCAGCGTCCGTACGCCGAGGTGACCATGCGCGGGATCGCCGCCGACGCGGGCGTGAGCGCCTCGCTGATCGTGAAGCGGTTCGGCACGAAGGAAGAGCTGTTCAACACGGTCGCCGACTTCGGCTCGGCCGCCGACGAGCTGTTCGACGCGCCCCTCGGCTCGCTCGGCCGGCACCTGGTGCTCGCTCTCGTACGGAGCCGCCGCGAGCGGCAGGCCGACCCGCTGCTGCGGGTGGTCTTCTCCCTCGGCAACCGGGACGAACGCTCCCTGCTGAAGGAGCGCTTCCGCGAGCAGGTCACCTCCCGGCTGGCCGCCCGCCTCACCGGCGACGAGCGCGAACTGCGGGCCGAACTGATCGCGGGCCAGCTCCTCGGCATCGGCGCGGCGCTCAGCCTGCACCGGCCGGGCGCGGGCGAACTGGCCACGCCCGAGCGGCTGGCGGACCTGTGCGGGCCCGCGCTTCAGCGGCTGGTCGACGGGGCCTGA
- a CDS encoding GDSL-type esterase/lipase family protein gives MRLRMMFVGDSMTIGRVGDYTWRYRMWQHLGDGCEIVGPRTGLYESSTAYAGPDFPAVARRHLSGWGEGWQHMAPVIRETVAAHRPDLLLVSLGLIDLGFYTDAEQTALHTHRFLTEAREANPHIRAVVLPVIPNIRAETDAPFAAEVAHFNVLLAKTLADLDEPRSPLLLASRPESYDIHTDTYDGTHPNESGERKLAGAFADALHQGWGVGGPFAPEETATPRSLLGA, from the coding sequence ATGCGTCTGAGGATGATGTTCGTCGGTGATTCGATGACCATAGGCCGCGTCGGCGACTACACCTGGCGCTACCGCATGTGGCAGCACCTGGGCGACGGCTGCGAGATCGTCGGGCCGCGCACCGGGCTGTACGAGTCGAGCACGGCGTACGCGGGCCCCGACTTCCCCGCCGTGGCCCGCCGCCATCTGTCGGGCTGGGGCGAGGGCTGGCAGCACATGGCCCCGGTGATCCGCGAGACGGTGGCCGCCCACCGCCCGGACCTCCTGCTCGTCTCCCTCGGCCTGATAGACCTCGGCTTCTACACGGACGCCGAACAGACCGCGCTCCACACCCACCGCTTCCTGACCGAGGCACGCGAGGCCAACCCGCACATCCGCGCGGTGGTGCTCCCGGTGATCCCGAACATCCGCGCCGAGACGGACGCCCCGTTCGCGGCGGAGGTCGCCCACTTCAACGTGCTGCTGGCGAAGACGCTCGCGGACCTGGACGAACCACGCTCCCCCCTCCTGCTGGCCTCGCGGCCCGAGTCGTACGACATCCACACCGATACGTACGACGGCACGCACCCCAACGAGAGCGGCGAACGGAAACTGGCCGGCGCCTTCGCGGACGCGCTGCACCAGGGCTGGGGCGTCGGCGGGCCGTTCGCACCGGAGGAGACCGCGACCCCCCGTTCCCTGCTGGGGGCGTGA
- a CDS encoding Uma2 family endonuclease, producing MMFSTPATRRPSCLPQQSSAPVTASRRPCSKRPTPPWSSLEVTSSNYNQDLRAKVSVYAEADIPVYVIVNRKHQRVHVLTEPVGSDYASHQIFAAGQQAPLPASIGGDVTLDVTSVLQAGAPVRAKD from the coding sequence ATGATGTTCTCGACACCAGCCACCAGGAGGCCCTCATGTCTGCCGCAGCAGTCGAGCGCCCCTGTGACGGCGAGCCGCCGACCCTGCTCGAAGAGGCCGACACCCCCATGGAGCAGCCTCGAAGTCACATCGAGCAACTACAACCAGGACCTGCGGGCCAAGGTGTCCGTGTATGCCGAGGCCGACATCCCCGTCTACGTGATCGTGAACCGCAAGCACCAGCGCGTCCACGTCCTCACCGAGCCGGTCGGCAGTGACTACGCCAGCCACCAGATCTTCGCCGCAGGGCAGCAGGCCCCGTTGCCCGCCTCGATCGGCGGCGACGTCACCCTCGATGTCACCTCGGTCCTCCAGGCCGGGGCGCCTGTCCGCGCCAAGGACTGA
- a CDS encoding pentapeptide repeat-containing protein — protein sequence MPDDIRSGQRLSGNCANCFGLCCVALPFTASADFAVSKRAGQPCTNLQSDFRCGIHTRLRDKGFQGCTVYDCFGAGQQVSQVTFGGRDWRQAPETAERMFATFPVVRQLHELLWYLTEALALAPAAPVHPGLRDLLEATEALTLLGPDELAALDVGAHRQQVNELLLRTSELVRATADQAQKEEFRKNEARKGQARKGQARKNHRGADLIGARLRGADLRGATLRGAYLIAADLTGADLRLADFIGADLRDADLTGADLTGCFFLTQPQLNAAKGDATTRLPPSLVRPGHWGA from the coding sequence GTGCCCGACGACATCCGGTCCGGCCAGCGCCTGAGCGGCAACTGCGCGAACTGCTTCGGGCTGTGCTGCGTCGCCCTCCCCTTCACCGCGTCCGCCGACTTCGCGGTCAGCAAAAGGGCGGGACAGCCCTGCACCAACCTCCAGTCGGACTTCCGGTGCGGCATCCACACCCGGCTGCGCGACAAGGGTTTCCAGGGCTGCACGGTGTACGACTGCTTCGGCGCGGGCCAGCAGGTCTCACAGGTCACCTTCGGCGGCCGGGACTGGCGGCAGGCGCCGGAGACGGCGGAGCGGATGTTCGCCACGTTCCCCGTCGTGCGCCAGCTCCACGAACTGCTCTGGTACCTGACCGAGGCGCTGGCCCTCGCCCCGGCCGCCCCGGTCCACCCCGGCCTCCGCGACCTGCTCGAAGCCACCGAGGCACTCACGCTGCTCGGCCCGGACGAACTGGCCGCCCTGGACGTCGGGGCCCACCGCCAGCAGGTCAATGAACTGCTGCTCCGCACCAGCGAACTGGTCCGCGCCACGGCGGACCAGGCCCAGAAGGAGGAGTTCCGGAAGAACGAGGCACGAAAAGGCCAGGCACGGAAGGGCCAGGCACGGAAGAACCACCGGGGCGCCGACCTCATCGGTGCCCGCCTCCGGGGCGCGGATCTGCGCGGGGCCACGCTGCGCGGGGCCTATCTGATCGCAGCCGACCTGACGGGCGCCGACCTCCGCCTGGCCGATTTCATCGGGGCCGACCTCCGCGACGCCGACCTCACCGGCGCGGACCTCACCGGCTGCTTCTTCCTCACCCAGCCCCAGCTGAACGCAGCCAAGGGCGACGCCACGACCAGGCTCCCTCCGTCCCTGGTCAGACCGGGTCACTGGGGCGCGTAG
- a CDS encoding cytochrome P450, with protein sequence MSCPVDHGSHAESIALDPFVQDLDSESAALRAAGPLARVVLPGGVACYAVTRHAEARQLLTDSRLVKDINLWGAWQRGEIPLDWPLIGLANPGRSMLTADGAEHRRLRTLVAQALTVRRVERLRAGIEKLTTGMLDRLAEIPAGETVDLKAEFAYPLPMNVVSELMGVDAADHPRLKTLFEKFFSTQTPPEEVPQMMADLGTLFSKIVESKRAEPGDDLTSALLAASENGDHLTTEEVTNTLQLMIAAGHETTISLIVNAVVALQAHPEQRRMALTGEVPWENVIEETLRWSTPTSHVLIRFASEDIEVGGTVLPKGEGLIISFGAIGRDEEAHGPTADDFDITRTPNRHISFGHGPHVCPGAALSRLEAGVALPALFDRFPELHLAVPATELRNRPVVTQNDLYELPVRLGG encoded by the coding sequence ATGAGTTGCCCGGTCGACCACGGAAGCCACGCCGAGAGCATCGCCCTGGATCCGTTCGTCCAGGATCTGGACAGCGAGAGCGCCGCACTGCGCGCGGCGGGTCCGCTGGCCCGTGTCGTCCTGCCGGGCGGGGTGGCCTGCTACGCGGTGACCCGGCACGCCGAGGCCAGGCAGCTGCTCACCGACTCCCGGCTGGTGAAGGACATCAACCTCTGGGGCGCCTGGCAGCGCGGTGAGATCCCGCTGGACTGGCCGCTGATCGGGCTGGCCAATCCGGGCCGCTCGATGCTGACGGCCGACGGCGCGGAGCACCGCAGGCTCCGTACGCTCGTCGCGCAGGCGCTGACCGTACGCCGGGTGGAGCGGCTGCGCGCCGGGATCGAGAAGCTGACCACCGGGATGCTGGACCGGCTGGCGGAGATCCCGGCCGGGGAGACGGTCGACCTGAAGGCGGAGTTCGCGTACCCGCTGCCGATGAACGTGGTCAGCGAGCTGATGGGGGTCGACGCCGCCGACCACCCCCGGCTGAAGACCCTCTTCGAGAAGTTCTTCTCGACGCAGACGCCGCCGGAGGAGGTCCCGCAGATGATGGCGGACCTCGGCACCCTCTTCTCGAAGATCGTCGAGTCCAAGCGGGCCGAGCCGGGCGACGACCTGACGAGCGCGCTGCTCGCGGCGTCCGAGAACGGCGACCACCTCACCACCGAGGAGGTCACCAACACCCTTCAGCTGATGATCGCCGCAGGCCACGAAACGACGATCAGCCTGATCGTCAACGCGGTCGTCGCCCTCCAGGCCCACCCCGAGCAGCGCAGGATGGCGCTCACGGGCGAAGTGCCCTGGGAGAACGTCATCGAGGAGACGCTGCGCTGGTCGACCCCGACCTCGCACGTCCTGATCCGCTTCGCGTCCGAGGACATCGAGGTGGGCGGCACGGTGCTGCCGAAGGGCGAGGGACTGATCATCTCGTTCGGCGCGATCGGCCGCGACGAGGAGGCGCACGGCCCGACGGCCGACGACTTCGACATCACCCGCACCCCGAACCGCCACATCTCCTTCGGCCACGGCCCGCACGTCTGCCCCGGCGCCGCGCTCTCGCGCCTGGAGGCGGGCGTCGCCCTGCCCGCGCTGTTCGACCGCTTCCCCGAGCTGCATCTGGCGGTCCCCGCGACGGAGCTGCGCAACAGGCCGGTGGTCACCCAGAACGACCTCTACGAGCTGCCGGTGAGGCTGGGCGGCTGA
- a CDS encoding roadblock/LC7 domain-containing protein, translating to MSTTTTDEKLNWLLESLLERTPGARHALVLSRDGLKLCRTSALSVDQADQLAAISAGIQSLSHGASIEFGDGTGGVRTAMAEFYGGVLFIVEAGDGAHLSVVADESADVGLIGHNMSELVEQLGEHLSAEPRA from the coding sequence ATGAGCACGACCACCACCGACGAGAAGCTCAACTGGCTCCTGGAGAGCCTCCTTGAGCGCACCCCTGGCGCCCGGCACGCCCTGGTCCTCTCCCGTGACGGACTCAAGCTCTGCCGCACGTCCGCGCTCTCGGTCGACCAGGCCGACCAGCTGGCCGCCATCTCGGCCGGTATCCAGTCCCTGTCGCACGGCGCGTCCATCGAGTTCGGCGACGGCACCGGCGGCGTACGGACCGCGATGGCCGAGTTCTACGGCGGCGTGCTGTTCATCGTCGAGGCGGGCGACGGCGCCCACCTCTCCGTGGTCGCCGACGAGTCCGCCGACGTCGGCCTCATCGGGCACAACATGAGCGAACTGGTCGAGCAGCTGGGCGAACACCTCAGCGCCGAGCCGCGCGCGTGA
- a CDS encoding cytochrome P450, whose protein sequence is MTTDTPPTPLSGPRFQTDPTQLYREMRRAHGPVAPVLLDGDVPAWLVLDYRELHQVTADPVLFSRDSDLWNQWDRIPDDWPMLPMIGRKQPSILYTVGERHRERAGMIGDALESVDPFELRRIAEQFADELINSFCGRGETDIIGQYAMLLPVRVLARLYGFPDDEGPALVKAMNDMIDGRELALAGAQYLGQSMANLLAIRQVSPAEDVASHMLGNEAGFTVEEIAQDLMVMMAAGHQPTADWIGNSLRLMLTDDRFAASLSGGRHSVAEAMNEVLWEDTPTQNVAGRWASRDTHLGGRHIQSGDMLLLGIAAANADPQVRTDGSALTGGNNAFFSFGHGEHRCPFPAQEIAEVIARTGIEVILDRLPDVDLAAPGESLTQRPSPWLRGLSTLPVTFTPVPAL, encoded by the coding sequence ATGACCACCGACACCCCGCCCACTCCGCTGAGCGGCCCGCGATTCCAGACGGACCCGACGCAGCTCTACCGGGAGATGCGGCGCGCGCACGGCCCGGTGGCGCCGGTGCTGCTCGACGGCGACGTACCGGCCTGGCTGGTCCTCGACTACCGCGAGCTGCACCAGGTCACCGCCGATCCGGTGCTGTTCAGCCGGGACTCCGACCTGTGGAACCAGTGGGACCGCATCCCCGACGACTGGCCGATGCTGCCGATGATCGGCCGCAAGCAGCCGTCGATCCTCTACACCGTGGGCGAGCGCCACCGCGAGCGCGCGGGGATGATCGGGGACGCGCTGGAGTCGGTCGACCCGTTCGAACTGCGGCGTATCGCGGAGCAGTTCGCCGACGAGCTGATCAACTCCTTCTGCGGCAGGGGAGAAACGGACATCATCGGCCAGTACGCGATGCTGCTGCCGGTCCGGGTGCTCGCCCGGCTGTACGGCTTCCCGGACGACGAGGGCCCGGCCCTGGTCAAGGCGATGAACGACATGATCGACGGCCGTGAACTCGCCCTGGCGGGAGCGCAGTACCTCGGGCAGTCGATGGCGAACCTGCTCGCCATCCGGCAGGTGTCGCCCGCCGAAGATGTCGCCTCGCACATGCTGGGCAACGAGGCGGGCTTCACCGTCGAGGAGATCGCCCAGGACCTGATGGTCATGATGGCCGCGGGCCACCAGCCCACCGCCGACTGGATCGGCAACTCGCTGCGGCTGATGCTGACCGACGACCGGTTCGCCGCCTCGCTGTCGGGCGGCCGGCACAGCGTCGCCGAGGCGATGAACGAGGTTCTGTGGGAGGACACCCCCACCCAGAACGTCGCGGGCCGCTGGGCCTCGCGCGACACCCACCTCGGCGGCCGGCACATCCAGAGCGGCGACATGCTGCTGCTCGGTATCGCCGCCGCCAACGCCGACCCGCAGGTGCGCACCGACGGTTCGGCGCTGACCGGCGGCAACAACGCCTTCTTCTCATTCGGCCACGGCGAGCACCGCTGCCCGTTCCCGGCCCAGGAGATAGCGGAGGTCATCGCGCGTACGGGGATCGAGGTCATCCTCGACCGCCTTCCCGACGTCGATCTCGCGGCCCCCGGGGAGAGCCTCACCCAGCGTCCTTCTCCCTGGCTGCGCGGCCTGTCCACCCTGCCCGTCACCTTCACACCGGTTCCCGCACTGTGA
- a CDS encoding DUF742 domain-containing protein: MTAPVPRPRPGRDDDPHRLYTVTGGRSRSDATAFDLVTLVVGECDPTPGMQSEHATILRMCGRPTAVVEIAAGLKLPVSITRILLCDLLDTGRISARHPRTARGADSLPDPHILEQVLVGLRNL, encoded by the coding sequence GTGACCGCCCCGGTGCCCAGGCCCAGGCCGGGGCGTGACGACGATCCGCACCGCCTCTACACCGTCACCGGTGGACGCAGCCGGTCCGACGCCACCGCCTTCGACCTGGTGACCCTGGTCGTCGGTGAGTGCGACCCGACGCCCGGCATGCAGTCCGAGCACGCCACGATCCTGCGGATGTGCGGCCGCCCCACGGCCGTCGTGGAGATCGCGGCCGGGCTGAAGCTGCCCGTGTCCATCACCCGGATCCTGCTCTGCGACCTGCTCGACACGGGCCGGATCAGCGCCCGCCACCCGCGCACCGCACGCGGCGCCGACAGCCTTCCCGACCCTCACATCCTGGAGCAGGTGCTCGTTGGACTCCGCAACCTCTAA
- a CDS encoding DinB family protein: MPPLNADERVNLESWLDFYRATLAMKCEGLTEEQLRTASVAPSPLTLLGLVQHLAEVERNWFRRVLTGEEAPAIYAGKAEPVGHDEGFGLSGESSFETARNTWQDEISRARVNCASRSLDDTAPFMGGEVSLRWIYTHMLGEYARHDGHADFIRERIDGSTGV; encoded by the coding sequence ATGCCGCCCCTGAACGCCGACGAGCGCGTGAACCTGGAGAGCTGGCTCGACTTCTACCGGGCCACGCTGGCCATGAAGTGCGAGGGCCTCACGGAGGAGCAGCTGCGCACGGCCTCCGTGGCGCCTTCGCCGCTGACGCTGCTGGGGCTCGTCCAGCATCTGGCGGAGGTCGAGCGGAACTGGTTCCGCCGTGTGCTGACGGGTGAGGAAGCGCCGGCCATCTACGCCGGGAAGGCCGAACCGGTCGGGCACGACGAGGGGTTCGGCCTCTCAGGGGAGAGCTCGTTCGAGACCGCCCGGAACACCTGGCAGGACGAGATCAGCCGGGCCCGGGTCAACTGCGCGTCGCGGTCGCTGGACGACACCGCGCCGTTCATGGGCGGCGAGGTGAGCCTGCGGTGGATCTACACCCACATGCTCGGCGAGTACGCCCGGCACGACGGGCACGCCGACTTCATCCGCGAGCGGATCGACGGCAGCACGGGGGTCTGA